A region of Micropterus dolomieu isolate WLL.071019.BEF.003 ecotype Adirondacks linkage group LG01, ASM2129224v1, whole genome shotgun sequence DNA encodes the following proteins:
- the LOC123979136 gene encoding oxysterol-binding protein-related protein 11-like translates to MNIFHKKTISLNLLLKITYIISIKRCLCIHYIVLPKCRVTAEVKHNPTNAVVCRVQGEWNGVLEFSYTSGETRVVDVTKLPVTKKCVRPIEKQGPTESRRLWQHVTESLREKDIEKATEHKRLLEERQRTEERHRAETETAWRTRYFDREGEGWVYHKPLWKNSAFKS, encoded by the exons ATGaatatttttcacaaaaaaacaatttcccTCAATCTGCTTCTTAAAATAACATATATAATCAGTATTAAACGTTGTCTTTGCATTCATTACATTGTCCTGCCTAAATGTAGGGTAACAGCAGAGGTGAAGCACAACCCCACCAATGCGGTGGTGTGTCGCGTGCAGGGCGAGTGGAACGGTGTTTTGGAGTTCAGCTACACCAGCGGAGAGACGAGGGTGGTCGACGTCACCAAGCTGCCTGTCACGAAGAAGTGCGTTCGGCCGATTGAGAAGCAGGGACCAACTGAATCCAG ACGCCTGTGGCAGCATGTGACAGAGTCCTTGCGGGAGAAGGATATCGAAAAAGCCACGGAGCACAAGAGGCTTCTCGAGGAGAGgcagaggacagaggagaggcACCGTGCTGAGACCGAAACCGCTTGGAGGACCAGATACTTTGACAGAGAG GGTGAAGGTTGGGTCTATCACAAACCACTTTGGAAAAACTCTGCATTCAAATCCTAG